In a single window of the Halodesulfovibrio sp. MK-HDV genome:
- a CDS encoding DUF3536 domain-containing protein: protein MSRYLCIHGHFYQPPREDPWLGEIMPEGSAAPMLNWNERITRESYTPLAFAKRLNGEGNIIELVNCYEWISFNVGPTLMRWMEKAFPAIYSRIIEADKASVHRFGHGNAIAQVYHHTILPLAKQRDKDLEVQWAIQDFEKRFERRPEGMWLAECAVDTDTLETLAAQDIRFTILSPHQAKAIENNGDWYTIENGAFDTSVPYRIDLPSGRSISVFFYDAEISQAVAFERLLADGDKFWNKIKSFSNNGILTVSTDGETYGHHFKFGEMALAHVLDNARNARDDIELTNLAAFLASNPPQQQVRLFEPSAWSCAHGVERWRSNCGCTDGGHPDWNQEWRKPLRDAMNFMKDCVDNYFDLKAHEYYMAPEEALCAYGTVISGQKHRDDFISEYVIKGLTEQQQHEATLLLFMQEQALSGFASCAWFFDEITRIEGKNALSFALHALDILAEFEGHTRLDDFAEILADAISNKEGHETGKELLFGRILPRRESEASILLQALLLLNNDNEFPQTEKTYIVTWNNINIKVTPDKIEGNHYSGNAVIYWKDSTIGTHLTWQYAKLPSGFMNSSTVTATIEGKGGQSCIYTALPRNKRQAIAAHFVQHVLDQLVETYTPLGLDATVLFEPWTESQYDQPAGHLWNIVCPALIEGYIFSEHCEVQLKTEQMGCLRKYIHEWITRKQFDPTITMDKVETKLIEMLSQDDPTYFKATGILERAKELFPNAPTDRLLYFLWLEKQHDPHIRDIASLVNLSLS from the coding sequence ATGTCCCGTTACCTGTGTATTCACGGCCACTTTTACCAACCACCCCGGGAAGACCCGTGGTTGGGTGAAATTATGCCCGAGGGCAGTGCCGCACCAATGCTCAACTGGAATGAACGTATCACACGTGAAAGTTACACCCCACTTGCCTTTGCAAAACGTCTTAATGGCGAAGGTAATATTATTGAACTGGTAAACTGCTATGAATGGATAAGCTTTAACGTAGGCCCGACACTTATGCGGTGGATGGAGAAAGCGTTCCCGGCTATCTATAGTCGAATCATCGAAGCAGACAAAGCCAGTGTTCATAGATTCGGACACGGCAACGCAATTGCACAGGTGTACCACCACACCATTCTCCCGCTGGCAAAACAACGGGATAAGGATCTTGAAGTTCAATGGGCGATTCAAGACTTTGAAAAACGCTTTGAACGAAGACCTGAAGGAATGTGGCTTGCCGAATGTGCTGTGGATACAGACACATTGGAAACTCTTGCAGCACAGGACATACGATTTACCATCCTTTCACCGCATCAGGCAAAAGCAATAGAAAACAACGGCGATTGGTACACCATTGAAAATGGGGCGTTTGATACGTCAGTGCCGTACCGTATAGATCTTCCTAGCGGACGTTCTATCTCTGTGTTCTTTTATGATGCAGAGATCTCGCAGGCAGTGGCCTTTGAACGTCTCTTAGCCGATGGCGATAAGTTCTGGAACAAAATTAAATCATTCTCCAACAACGGAATTCTCACCGTCAGTACAGATGGAGAAACATACGGTCACCACTTTAAATTTGGTGAGATGGCACTTGCACATGTTCTGGATAACGCCCGTAATGCCCGGGATGACATTGAGCTCACCAACCTTGCGGCGTTTCTTGCCAGCAATCCACCGCAGCAACAGGTGCGTCTGTTTGAACCATCTGCATGGAGCTGTGCTCATGGTGTAGAACGCTGGCGGAGTAACTGCGGTTGCACAGACGGCGGACACCCTGACTGGAATCAAGAGTGGCGCAAACCATTACGCGACGCCATGAACTTTATGAAAGACTGCGTTGATAACTACTTCGATTTAAAAGCGCATGAATATTACATGGCACCGGAAGAGGCACTATGCGCCTACGGAACTGTTATCTCCGGTCAAAAGCATCGTGATGATTTCATATCCGAATATGTCATTAAGGGGCTTACTGAACAGCAACAGCATGAGGCGACGCTTCTGCTGTTTATGCAGGAACAAGCACTTTCCGGCTTTGCAAGTTGCGCATGGTTCTTTGATGAAATAACCCGCATCGAAGGAAAAAATGCATTGTCATTTGCCTTACATGCATTGGATATTCTAGCAGAATTTGAAGGGCACACTCGACTTGATGATTTTGCAGAAATTCTGGCAGATGCCATCTCCAACAAAGAAGGACACGAGACCGGCAAAGAATTACTGTTCGGTCGTATTCTTCCGCGCAGGGAATCTGAAGCGTCCATACTGCTTCAAGCTCTGCTTCTGCTTAATAATGATAACGAGTTTCCGCAAACAGAGAAAACCTACATAGTCACGTGGAACAATATTAATATCAAAGTTACACCTGATAAAATTGAAGGTAACCATTATTCCGGCAACGCCGTCATCTACTGGAAAGACTCAACGATAGGTACTCACCTGACATGGCAATACGCTAAACTTCCCTCAGGATTTATGAACAGCTCCACCGTAACTGCCACCATCGAGGGTAAGGGCGGACAAAGCTGTATTTACACTGCCCTTCCTCGAAATAAGCGGCAAGCAATCGCCGCCCACTTTGTTCAACATGTTCTTGACCAGCTTGTAGAAACATACACCCCGCTGGGGCTCGATGCCACAGTACTTTTTGAGCCATGGACAGAAAGCCAGTATGATCAGCCAGCCGGTCACCTGTGGAATATTGTATGCCCGGCACTCATCGAAGGGTACATCTTCTCAGAACATTGTGAAGTACAACTTAAAACGGAACAAATGGGATGCTTGCGTAAATACATTCATGAATGGATTACCCGCAAACAATTCGATCCGACGATCACCATGGATAAAGTTGAAACGAAGCTTATTGAAATGCTATCCCAAGATGATCCAACATATTTTAAAGCTACAGGCATCCTTGAACGGGCAAAAGAGCTTTTCCCCAATGCCCCTACAGATCGCCTACTCTACTTCCTGTGGCTAGAGAAACAGCATGACCCGCATATCCGCGATATTGCAAGCCTTGTAAACCTATCGCTTTCATAG
- a CDS encoding tetratricopeptide repeat protein — protein sequence MNGSHQKQPIRGAFSVEKLVRVGFGATKRTNKIVVMLYAEQEGNGDIILWKLNKNHIPFEKYDKVSFENLMEEYSPEPGVYQEDIYPAMRKVAQGIARGERLRVNGQPYGAEVEFLQVLDMDEDNVRATFGLGLTFLDRNEIDKAQGVFTKLVGIEAAFAEEHKHMFNEFGIKLRKNKMYEQALQFYSRAQKLSALDEHLLYNMGRVLIEIKEFKKARVMLAKAVEVNPDFGEAVTVLGILDKKLSRAV from the coding sequence ATGAATGGCAGCCATCAGAAACAACCTATTCGTGGGGCTTTTTCTGTTGAAAAATTGGTACGGGTTGGCTTTGGTGCTACTAAGCGGACAAACAAAATTGTAGTAATGTTATATGCAGAACAGGAAGGTAATGGAGATATTATCTTATGGAAGCTAAACAAGAATCATATTCCGTTTGAGAAGTACGATAAAGTTTCGTTTGAGAATCTTATGGAAGAGTACTCCCCCGAACCAGGAGTGTACCAAGAAGATATTTATCCAGCTATGCGTAAGGTTGCTCAAGGCATTGCCAGAGGTGAGCGTTTGCGCGTGAACGGACAGCCGTACGGAGCTGAAGTTGAGTTTCTTCAGGTTCTGGACATGGACGAAGACAATGTTCGTGCGACATTTGGTCTTGGTCTGACGTTTTTAGATAGGAATGAGATAGATAAAGCGCAGGGAGTTTTTACGAAGTTAGTGGGAATCGAAGCAGCTTTTGCAGAAGAGCATAAGCATATGTTTAACGAGTTCGGCATTAAACTTCGAAAAAATAAAATGTATGAGCAGGCGCTACAATTTTATAGCAGAGCTCAAAAACTATCTGCACTTGATGAACACTTGCTCTACAATATGGGGCGGGTGCTGATTGAGATTAAAGAGTTTAAAAAAGCACGTGTTATGTTAGCCAAAGCAGTGGAAGTGAATCCTGATTTTGGTGAAGCCGTAACTGTACTTGGGATTTTGGATAAAAAACTGAGCCGTGCTGTTTAA
- the greA gene encoding transcription elongation factor GreA, with translation MSSIPISIEGFEKVKLELEALKKERPAIIQAIKEAREEGDLSENAGYDAARERQGMLEARISYIESQMSRYNVIDLRTLGGDKVTFGATVEIEDLDTGEVKKYTLLGPDEAEYENGSISALSPVGRAMLGKEEGDEFVVNAPKGRISYEVVSIEFTYK, from the coding sequence ATGAGTAGTATTCCTATTTCTATTGAAGGCTTTGAAAAAGTAAAGCTAGAGCTCGAGGCTCTCAAAAAAGAGCGTCCAGCAATCATTCAGGCTATTAAAGAAGCCCGAGAAGAAGGTGACCTGAGTGAAAACGCAGGCTACGATGCAGCACGTGAGCGTCAGGGTATGCTCGAAGCTCGCATCTCCTACATCGAATCTCAGATGTCTCGCTACAACGTTATCGATCTTAGAACCCTTGGCGGCGACAAAGTAACCTTTGGCGCAACCGTGGAAATTGAAGATCTCGATACTGGTGAAGTGAAAAAATACACCCTGCTCGGACCAGATGAAGCTGAGTACGAAAATGGCAGCATTTCTGCCCTTTCCCCTGTCGGCAGAGCTATGCTCGGCAAGGAAGAAGGCGACGAATTTGTTGTTAACGCACCTAAAGGTCGCATTTCTTACGAAGTAGTCTCCATCGAATTTACCTACAAATAG
- a CDS encoding (Fe-S)-binding protein, translating to MSDSKQHPEKECGGSFIESVAHLLPEGGNLNMCLTCGACSAGCPATGLEDMDPRKFLRLAALGMDEEITSTPWVWMCTMCQRCTYVCPMQINIPQLVYQARQAWPREDRPKGIINSCDMAMRNPGHSAMGASSEDFKFVVEDVLEEVQTDQEGMDDLKVPFDELGKKYYLNQNSREPVTEPDEMVPLWKIMNIGTGDDWTYGSNGWAAENYCMFAADDESWEKIVRTKVKAVEDLGAKYWLNTEUGHELYALRSGLQKFNIKPKFEIESIIRLYARWVREGVLKVNSDWNVNNVKFTVQDPCQLVRKGYGDIAADDLRYVIKKVVGEENFIDTWPNKSNNYCCGGGGGSLQAGYPEARRHYGKIKNEQIVKTGAPYVIAPCHNCHSQIHDLSEHFGAGYHVVHLWTLIALSLGILGENEREYLGEDLRTCGL from the coding sequence ATGTCAGATTCAAAGCAGCATCCTGAGAAGGAGTGCGGTGGTTCTTTCATAGAAAGTGTAGCCCATCTACTGCCGGAAGGTGGTAACCTCAACATGTGTCTTACTTGTGGTGCTTGTTCTGCAGGCTGTCCCGCAACTGGACTTGAGGATATGGACCCTCGCAAATTCTTGCGTCTTGCCGCACTGGGAATGGATGAAGAAATCACCTCTACCCCTTGGGTATGGATGTGTACGATGTGTCAGCGGTGTACGTATGTCTGCCCAATGCAGATAAACATCCCGCAGCTCGTGTACCAGGCACGTCAGGCCTGGCCGCGCGAAGACCGTCCGAAAGGTATTATCAACTCTTGCGACATGGCCATGCGTAACCCCGGCCACAGCGCAATGGGTGCTTCCTCTGAAGACTTTAAGTTTGTAGTGGAAGACGTTCTTGAAGAAGTACAAACCGATCAAGAAGGTATGGATGATCTGAAAGTACCTTTTGATGAACTCGGTAAAAAGTACTACCTCAACCAGAACTCCCGCGAACCGGTAACTGAGCCGGATGAAATGGTTCCTCTTTGGAAAATCATGAACATCGGCACCGGTGATGACTGGACTTACGGCTCTAACGGCTGGGCTGCTGAGAACTACTGTATGTTCGCAGCGGACGACGAGTCCTGGGAAAAAATTGTTCGAACCAAAGTTAAGGCTGTGGAGGACCTCGGCGCCAAGTATTGGCTTAACACCGAGTGAGGCCACGAACTTTACGCACTCCGGTCCGGACTGCAAAAATTCAATATTAAGCCTAAATTTGAAATCGAATCCATTATCCGTCTTTATGCCCGCTGGGTACGAGAAGGTGTTCTGAAGGTTAATTCAGATTGGAACGTTAATAACGTTAAATTTACCGTGCAGGATCCATGTCAGTTAGTCCGTAAGGGCTACGGCGATATTGCAGCGGATGATTTGCGCTACGTGATCAAAAAAGTTGTCGGCGAAGAGAACTTTATTGATACATGGCCGAATAAATCCAACAACTACTGCTGTGGCGGTGGTGGTGGGTCTCTTCAGGCAGGTTATCCAGAAGCGCGTCGTCATTACGGTAAAATCAAAAATGAGCAGATTGTTAAGACTGGTGCACCTTATGTCATTGCACCTTGTCATAACTGTCACTCACAGATTCACGATCTTTCCGAACACTTTGGTGCAGGCTACCATGTAGTTCATTTATGGACTCTCATTGCTCTGTCTCTTGGTATTCTCGGTGAGAATGAACGTGAATACCTCGGCGAAGATCTTCGCACCTGTGGTTTATAA
- a CDS encoding Bax inhibitor-1/YccA family protein: MLGRNAAAPNVRRAELVNAYLRGVYGWMMLGLLVTAVFAFLTATSPAIQQLVFSNQFIFIGLIIAEFGLVMYLSARISKLSAGSATGLFLLYSALNGVTLSVILLVYATSTIFSAFFTAAGMFGAMSLYGMTTKRDLTSMGSFMMMGLFGIIIAMVVNIFLASSVMQLVISAIGVIVFTGLTAYDTQRLAEMGESMPANDATAVRRGTILGALTLYLDFINLFLMLLRLFGASRD; the protein is encoded by the coding sequence ATGTTAGGACGTAACGCAGCAGCACCTAATGTACGCCGTGCTGAGCTTGTAAACGCGTATCTTCGTGGCGTGTATGGCTGGATGATGCTGGGTCTTCTTGTGACCGCTGTATTTGCATTTTTAACTGCAACATCACCTGCCATCCAGCAGCTTGTTTTCAGTAACCAATTCATCTTTATCGGGCTGATCATTGCTGAATTCGGTTTGGTCATGTACTTGAGCGCCCGTATTTCTAAACTGTCCGCTGGCTCTGCTACCGGATTGTTTCTACTGTATAGCGCATTGAACGGTGTGACGTTGTCCGTCATTCTTCTTGTGTACGCTACTAGTACTATTTTTTCTGCATTCTTCACCGCTGCCGGTATGTTTGGCGCGATGAGTTTGTACGGTATGACAACCAAGCGTGATCTGACCAGCATGGGCAGTTTCATGATGATGGGACTGTTCGGTATCATTATCGCAATGGTAGTGAACATCTTCCTCGCTTCTAGCGTAATGCAGCTTGTAATTAGCGCTATCGGCGTAATTGTATTTACCGGTTTAACCGCGTACGATACACAGCGTCTTGCAGAAATGGGCGAATCCATGCCTGCCAATGATGCAACCGCAGTTCGCCGTGGTACTATCCTTGGCGCGCTTACATTGTACCTCGACTTTATTAACTTGTTCCTCATGTTGCTTCGTTTGTTCGGAGCGAGCCGCGATTAG
- the lpxK gene encoding tetraacyldisaccharide 4'-kinase — protein MSSLPVQRALFPLLYPFSKIYSFVMSYRRKQYEAGAKEQFSPKAPCVSVGNISWGGSGKTPVVGWLLEWAERNHYSPVVLTRGYKASPPKTPYLVTADSTVAQAGDEPVMLANAHRKAHIVVDPIRMRSGAWAEKSFRPELVVLDDGFQHLAVKRDLNLVLLKPDDLTTEWDRVIPAGSWREDESALSQAHVFLIKTNSLAPLKSVIKERLGKYGVPVFSFSLVPQRLVPVSEAATEVFEKAKEKHLPVALENYILFNGVGEPAQVEETAKKFMGRSPYKHQRYADHHTYTEAEIAEMGNVGLPLVCTPKDAVKVPDVLGIEVWTFALRTKFGDSMFTGKTFTDWWTEQWDAMRETSSTRKKQKQEQKPAVATSTPRPVLKNEK, from the coding sequence ATGTCTTCACTGCCAGTGCAGCGTGCACTGTTCCCACTTTTATATCCGTTCAGTAAAATTTATTCTTTTGTCATGTCGTATCGCCGAAAACAATATGAGGCGGGCGCAAAAGAGCAGTTTTCTCCAAAAGCACCTTGTGTTTCAGTGGGGAATATTAGTTGGGGGGGCAGTGGTAAAACTCCGGTAGTAGGCTGGTTGCTTGAGTGGGCGGAACGAAATCATTATTCACCGGTTGTACTTACTCGTGGATACAAGGCTTCACCGCCGAAAACACCGTACTTGGTTACTGCCGACAGTACAGTAGCACAGGCGGGGGATGAACCTGTAATGCTAGCGAATGCACATCGCAAAGCACATATTGTTGTCGACCCGATCCGAATGCGTTCCGGAGCATGGGCAGAAAAAAGTTTTAGACCTGAATTAGTAGTGTTGGATGATGGCTTTCAGCACCTTGCGGTAAAAAGAGATTTAAATCTGGTGCTGCTTAAGCCGGACGATTTGACCACTGAGTGGGATAGAGTGATCCCTGCCGGCTCATGGCGAGAAGATGAAAGCGCTTTGTCGCAGGCACATGTTTTTTTAATAAAAACAAACTCGCTTGCGCCTCTTAAAAGTGTCATAAAAGAGAGGCTTGGTAAGTACGGTGTGCCTGTTTTTAGTTTTTCTTTAGTCCCACAGCGGTTAGTTCCGGTAAGTGAGGCTGCGACGGAAGTCTTTGAAAAGGCGAAAGAAAAGCATCTACCTGTAGCATTGGAAAACTATATTCTATTCAACGGAGTTGGCGAACCTGCTCAGGTAGAAGAAACTGCTAAGAAATTTATGGGACGCTCCCCGTATAAGCATCAGCGCTATGCAGATCATCATACATATACAGAAGCAGAAATTGCTGAAATGGGTAATGTTGGTTTGCCGTTGGTTTGTACGCCTAAAGACGCTGTGAAGGTTCCAGATGTCTTAGGGATTGAAGTTTGGACATTCGCTTTGCGTACTAAGTTTGGCGACTCCATGTTTACTGGCAAAACGTTTACCGATTGGTGGACGGAACAGTGGGACGCGATGCGCGAAACTTCCAGTACTCGAAAAAAACAAAAACAAGAACAGAAACCGGCTGTTGCTACATCAACTCCGCGACCTGTTTTAAAAAACGAAAAATAA